TTCCATCAAGAAAAAGACCATCATTTAAAATAATACCGTCATCTTTTGTTATACCTTTCATTTTAAGTAATGGTGTGTTTTTCATATAAATCCTCCATAAGTTTATATTTTCCTTCGATGTCTAACTTAAGCCTATCATATAAAATTTCACCCGTCAAGCGTAAATTTACGAAATTTATAAAAATTTCAATTTTATTTAACAAATTTTAATGTTTTTTGAATTTAAATTTGCCGATTACATTATTTTTCACTCTCCGATAGAGAAGCCGATTGTACAAGATTAAAAGTTTTTCGCACTTTTAGGTGTTTTTTTATTTCTTGTATAGCTATCATTATACCGGCAATAAAAATTATAAAATAAATAATTAAAGCAATATATTCATGGAAATATTTATTAATAGGTTTTAATACCAATTCAATAAAAGCATTATAGCACATATGCACAATAATGGGCATCCAAATAGTTTTTGACATTTCATAGCTATAAACAAGCAAGATGCCTATTATAAATATAGTAAAAATATCAATATTTAGCCCATAGAACGGCACATGAAAAAACGCAAATAAAAGAGATGAAATAAGAGCAGCAAAAATTATCGAACTTATGTATTTTAGTCTATTATAAATCACTCCCCTAAAAATAATTTCTTCTGCTATCGGTCCAATCAATATCATTCTAGTTAAAACAATCCGGTCTAGTTTAAAAGGTAAAAGATTTCTACTATCAAAAATTTTATTATATGAAAAGTTAATTCCTCCGATTAGAAGTTTAATAAAATCTTTTAACATTTTTAGAATATATACATAATTTAAAAGTAAAATTACGGCAGAACTTATAGATAACATTATAAAAATTATTTTTATAAACTCTATCATATTAAATGCTTTAAATTTAAATAGAGTAATAATTTTATA
The DNA window shown above is from Treponema denticola and carries:
- a CDS encoding CPBP family intramembrane glutamic endopeptidase — its product is MLKDFIKLLIGGINFSYNKIFDSRNLLPFKLDRIVLTRMILIGPIAEEIIFRGVIYNRLKYISSIIFAALISSLLFAFFHVPFYGLNIDIFTIFIIGILLVYSYEMSKTIWMPIIVHMCYNAFIELVLKPINKYFHEYIALIIYFIIFIAGIMIAIQEIKKHLKVRKTFNLVQSASLSESEK